From the Hordeum vulgare subsp. vulgare chromosome 1H, MorexV3_pseudomolecules_assembly, whole genome shotgun sequence genome, the window AAGCCAGAAGCTCTACACCACCAGTGCTTCCATGGGCCAGACGCTCTTCTTCTGGCGGCCCGGAGATGCCGCGTGGACGATGCAGCTCGGGCGCCCAAACGGCAGAATCGATAGCGCAGCATTCCATCAAGGGAAATTTTACGTCACCGACATTGGGTGGGGCCTTCACGTCTATGATCTTGTTTTTGATCGCTTTCCTCCCAAGGTTGTCGGGCGAACCAACCTTTACTGTTCTCTGCGAGCGCGCCATGGATTTCGACAGTTCCCCGGCGGCGGCAGGCCGACGTGGTACCTGGTCGCATTCAATGGCGAATTGCTGCTCGTTGTTACGTACCGGGCGCCCAATATAAAGGCTGTCGAAGTTTTCCGCCCGGATTGGGCAGCGGAGCGCCTGGAGCTGCAGGACAAGGTGACGGATCTAGGCGAGTACTCGCTTTTCTTGGGCCGCGGTGACGCGTTTGCCCTCTGTGCAAAGGAGTTTACTATGATCCGGAGAAATTGTGTCTACTTTGTAGAGCACGATACAGTCAAGCATCAAGATTGGGCTATTGTGTTAGACTTGGGGTCAAATGTTGTCCAAAAAATTCCATATCCTGAAGAGCAGATGGAGGGCGCAGGCAAAAGCAATCACTGGTTGGCGTATTCATGGTTCTGTCTCAGAAGACCCTTCTTGAAGGGTGACGAAGCCCAGTAAGGTAGATCTTCACTGACCATCTTATATGAAAGTATCCGAACCAGTATTGGAGCAGCATCAGAGCTTCCCATGTTATTATGTTTGAATGATCTAAACaccacaccaacaccaacaccagcaccagcacGTATGTCTTGTCACTTAAGATCATCAACCTTATTCCTCCCATGAATCTTTGTTGAATAATGGACTACAATAGTCCAATTACTAAGCCTTTGGCATGGAAGTGTTAAGAGCTGATTTATAATTCAGTGGACCACTATTTTGTAAAGTCGGATAATTCAGTCGACCACTATTTTGTATCTCTTTTTCTCTTACTAATAAAACTGTAATTATTCAGTCCGTTGCCAAGTTTGGTTCATTTTTTTAGAGTGAATTCCGGTTTTTACCCCATGTTTCGAGACATCTTTGACTGTAATTACTTTATTTAGTAGGATTTCATTCATTTTACCTCATTTAACAAATGTTCTGCCACAATTTACTCGGTTTAAAATTTTGTGAGTGTCTTGATGGAAAAGTCCTAATTGTCACGTTTAGCTGGCATGCTAAATCGATGTTTTTTTTGCCTATTTTGCTCCATATTGAACCGGTGCTCGCAGCTTGTCCCGATCCGGACGACCCGATATGATCGCACCAATACATGTCTTTCACGTCGCCGGCCAATGCATAACGCGGTTTTAGAAGGGTGACACGTATATACATGATCTTCTAATAAGCATCTTAACTTTGTTTGAATCAAACGCTTCATTGGTCAATGCATGAGTCATGAGAAAATTCAAAACAACTGAGCATATCATAATGGTgacacatacatgcatacatacaccaATGCCTACGTCGACGAGCTTGACGGAGTCGTTAGACTCCATGGGTCGTATCTGGCAGTGAGCTGAATCATGAACAATACGGTCGTGTGGCAATACATCGATGGCTGGCTGTTGTATACGTGTGCTTTCGGCCGGCTGGCTGTTGTATACGTATGTGTGCTGTTTTGTGTTACTTGCGGCAACCACGACGCATGATCGATCAAGAGCGAGACTAGCTAGAAGAAGCTAGCTTTGCACTACGGGTGGATCAGTCAGATCACGTCGGCTTGCTTCTTCGTCATCGTTGTTCGTCATGTCCTGACTCTTGAGCACGCATGGAGATGGTCCATGACCAGGGAGAGGTCGAGAGGGTGCGGAGCATCGTGGATAGGAGCTCAACAAGGCCGTCGATGTTTATAGAGGACATGAGGACACTTCGAGTCATGTCCTGACTCTTGAGCATGCGTGGAGATGGTCCATGACCAGGGAGAGGTCGAGAGGGTGCGGAGCGAGCTCAGGTGTGCGCCCCGTGTGAGGCCATCCATTGGCTGAGCTGGGCGGCGTGGGGCACGTGCGGCAGGAggtgaaagagagggagagagggggcacCTGAAATGGTGGTGTGTAGGGGTGGGCACTATAAAACCGAAACCCGAAAAACCAAACCGAATCGAACCGTATTAACTGATTTGTCGGTTTATTTGGTGGTTTGATTTTTGGTTCGTGGGAAATTTTAAGGTTGTTcggtgttttgtttttgtttggttTTTTATGCCCAGAAATCGGATAGACCGAACAAACCGATATGTGGGATACCCATGTAATACCTTGTTTCCGAAAGTGCAACACTATGGAGGTATCACACATTTCACCGCACATAATACATTTCACGTTACATGTGCTTTTTCTACTTAATTATGGTTACTAGTTTGCTTAACCGAATAAATCATAGAATGATATTAAGGTTGC encodes:
- the LOC123409690 gene encoding uncharacterized protein LOC123409690, with translation MRLTTHALDKSERPRNHRRSSKRITSLPLKRKKMSGWTSIPADLLAEISGRLEGDADRIHIHQVCSHWRASTSGLAACRPWIVAGREPWSLLGPVGQHSFWLPLGGRRIYLGTPAPAGLPYCCGTPLGWLALMDNLQSPTRFLLWEPLSKAEIFLPCLPFVLQVFLSGDPLTSPDWMAIASQKLYTTSASMGQTLFFWRPGDAAWTMQLGRPNGRIDSAAFHQGKFYVTDIGWGLHVYDLVFDRFPPKVVGRTNLYCSLRARHGFRQFPGGGRPTWYLVAFNGELLLVVTYRAPNIKAVEVFRPDWAAERLELQDKVTDLGEYSLFLGRGDAFALCAKEFTMIRRNCVYFVEHDTVKHQDWAIVLDLGSNVVQKIPYPEEQMEGAGKSNHWLAYSWFCLRRPFLKGDEAQ